TTCCTGCTTTATTGCTTGTCTTGTTCTGTTCAAGTGTGGTAGCACAAGTGCCTTATCCTTTCGCTTGGGTCAAACATACCACAGGTACGAATAGCAGCGAAGGAATTTTATTCTCTTACACTGCACCCAATGGTGACACTTATGTAGTAGGGAGATTTAATGACACGGTTGATTTTGATCCTGGTCCAGCTACCTTCAACCTTATAGCCAAAGGAACAGACGCTTTTGTAGCTAAGTACACTTCTTTAGGAGCCTTAGTATGGGCTAAAAGTTTTCAGGCAAGTAGTTCTACCTCGTATGCAGAAGCCACAGGTGTTGCCGTAGATGCATTAGGGAATATCTATGTATGTGGCAGTTTTAATGACGTAGTAGATTTTGACCCTGATGCAGGTATATATAATTTATCCCCCACAGGGTCAAGTTCTAATCCTGATGCGTTTTTGGTCAAGCTTAGTCCATCGGGTGGTTTTCTTTGGGCAGGAAAAATAGGTAGTCCACAGTATGAATTAGCACTCAGTATTACTACGGATGCTGCTAATGATATTTACGTAGCAGGAAGGTTTCAAGATACTACTGATTTTGACATGGGTCCCGCTACAAATAACTTAATTGCAGGTGGTTCGGTTGATCCTTTTGTAGCTAAGTATAACTCCTCAGGGGCGCTAATTTGGGCAAAACAGTTCAAAGGAAATAGTGGTAGTTTTGCTGCTGCTGAAAAAGTTTTAATCTCATCAGGAAATGTGATTGTAACAGGTATTTTTAGTGGTACAAATGATTTTGATCCAGGTTCAGGTACATTTAATCTTAGCGCTGCCAGCATGATGCCTGACTTTTATATTTGCCAGCTAAACAGTGCGGGAAATTTTATGTGGGCAAAGAGTATAGGTGGTGTAGGGTTAGAATTTGTCAACGATATGACAATTGATAATTCAGGCAACATACTACTTTGTGGTACTTTTGACAATGCCGTAGATTTTGACCCAGGTCCTGGTATTGCAATTATCAATCCTTTCAGTACTTTTATAGATGATTTTTTTGTACTTAAATTAAGTCCTTTGGGTAACTATGAATGGGCAAAAGGCATAGGAGGACAATTGCTAGAACACGCAACAGTAATTAGTACTAACTCTTTGGGCGATGTATTCGTTGCAGGTAATTTTATGGATACAGTAGATTTTGACCCAGGTCCTGGTACTGCTTTTCTATACTCTTCATCAGGCTCTATGAATAATGGTTTTATATTGAAGTTAAGCGGTGGAACAGGTGGCTTTGAATGGGTAAAACAGCTCAATATCGACCAAATGATACAAATCAACGGAATTGGGCTAGACTCATTTGAAAACTTATATCTTACAGGTGAATTCTACGGAACATGTGATTTTGACCCAGGTTCTGGTACAGTTAATTTAACAGCCGAAGCAGCTGATGCATTTATACTCAAGCTGAACGCTTCCGCTACCAACATAACTCAAAATCTGGTTGAGAATCAATTTAAGGTATATCCTACTATAGCCCAAGAATACTTGTACATACATCCTTCGCAGCCCGCAAATTATCTACTGCAAATCATAGATGTAAATGGAAGAATACTCATGTTAGAACAGCAGCAAAATACAACCTCTATACCTCTGCACAATTATCCGAATGGGTTGTATAAAGTTAGAATACAAAATTTAAGCACACAAGCGTCAGAAACTCATACCTTCATAGTACAGCACTAACAAAAATTCAAATAATTTCTTGGGGGCATGCACTCTTAGGAGTGTATGCTCTTTTGTTTTCAAAATGAGTTACTTTTTCAGCTCTCTAAAAGTTGTATTTCGTAAGGAGATAAGTAGTTTGTACTTTTAAGAAATCTAATTACATCTTGAATAAAATCTACAGGGTACAGAGATTTACTCTGTTTCATGTATTTGCAAATATTTTTGCAATCTTGTATAGCTGTGCTTTTTCTGTTAAAAAAGATAGGTAAGTTGTGGCATAGCACTGCTCTTAGGTACAAAATTTCTATGTTAGTAGGCGATTTTCTGACACACTTATCTAGTTGCACTAAGGCAGTATTAGCATACGAAAGTTTATCTATGGGCCAAAGCGTATATTTTGCTCGTAGAGCGGTAAGTGTAGCTAAGTATGCCTCTGAAACGGCAAGCCATGCAGGTTGTAGTACTTTCAAACGTTCAAAACACTTTTTAGAAGGTTCAAGGTATACTTCTTCTTCTGTAGCAAGGTAGTAGTACAGTACTCCTAGTTCTTTGACTAAATTTGGATTATTGAGATAATTGGGAGTGCGTTCAATTTCTTTTACTCTCTGCAATATGAAATTTTTGTCTTTTTCAGAGGTAGATGCAGCAGTTGTCATACATTTTATGATGATAAAAAGTAAAGCCGAAAACCTTAACAGGTTCATACACGATATACAAAATATACAAAAAAAAGGGCTAAATAGTTTTATTTAAGTAGCAAAGAGTTGTAGTTGATTTATTACAAAACTAAGTTTCTCATTTTATCTCTACTATTCGTGCAGGCATAGTAGCGGGGACAAGTCCTGCTTTTTGTATAATTTTTTGTCCTCTGTGGCTGGCTATAAAAGCACCTAAACCTGTACCTAAGCCCCTGTAAGGTTCAGTACAAATAAAGTAAATGTCTCTTGTATAAGGATAGTGTTTATCTGCAATATACGATTGATAGGGCTGATATGCTACATTATCCTTGTCAATAATTCCTACTACATGAAATTTCTTTCTGAATTTTTGAATTTGAGTGTCATCTATGTCGCTAATCCAATTTACACCAATTACTCCTATTGCATTTTTGTTTTTCTCAATGTATTCCATTACTTGTTCGTTAGTATTTACTGCAAAAAAGTGCTTAGGCAAAGGTTTATTGTGATTGAATTTTTCTTGTACGTATCTAGCTGTGCTTGAATTGGGATTATCAAAAACTATGGTTATGCTGTCTAGTGTACTTTTAGGATTGAGTTGTTTCCAATGGGTAATTTTACCGCTCATAATACTCTCTATTTGTGCAGGTGTAAATTCTGAATCTGGATTTGAAAGATGAACGATAAATGCGATAGCATCTGTGGCTATTTTAGTTTCTTTGGGAACAAGACTCTTTTGAATGAAAAAATCTTTTTCTGCTTTGTTGAGTGGTCTGGCTAAAATAATAGAGCGAACACTATCAGCTACCAAGCTTTTGATGACCTCTGTTTCACCTTGATAAATTGGCTGGATATGGGCTTGCAGATAAGTGGCTAAAAATACATCTAATTCCGCATTGACAATAGGGGCAAGACTTTCATCTGCTGCAATTTTGATAAATCCTGTGGTAGGTGTATCTCTTTGTTGTTTTTCAGAAGGTTTTCCTGTTTTGCAGCTAATCAAAAGTAGGCTCAGAAAAAGCAGGATACTGTATTTAATCGTTTTCATAACGTGCTTTGAAAAATCTATAAATTCCGTACGCGACTAAAATAAAAGCTAAAATGTTTTGATACATACTATGCAAGTCAGTATGTTGAGAAGGTAAAAAAAACAAAACAGTGCCGCACGTTACATAAAGTACAGACATAAAGTAATTGAAAATCAATTTAAATTTCATGCAACCTAAACGGCAATAGATCTTTCACAAAAGTAAAAGTATTTTTAGAAACCAACAATATATTATCCTTTGCTCCACCTATGAGTTAAAGTTATCCAATAAATATTTCTATTCGTAAAAACTTGATTACCTGACTGTTGCAACCAATACATAAATCCAATTCCCATAGAAAGCTGTTTAGTGGTTGGAATATTTAATCCTACGTACAAGCGATTATGATGAAAACCATTGATAGGTAATTTGCTGCCTAAATTTAAGTGAAGTTCATCAAATATCCGTAAGCGTACAGTTTTTTCATGAGTTATTTCAAATAAAGGAAAGCTTACTTGCAAGCGGTATCTAATCCGTACATTGTGATAATAGAACTGTCTTTGTATAGATGCGTTAGGTATATTCCCATCATCAAAAAAGCGAAGTTCAAATCTATAATTATGAGTAACGTTTACTTGTCTTATTCTTTCTTGATGCTCTACTTCAACATGAGGAAATATGCCCTGTAAAATTTGACTTCTAAACGTATTATGGGCCAGATATGAGATACCTGCGCAAGTAGCCCAGTCAGGTCCTAGCTTTCTATACAAAGCGTAACGTAACAAAAATTGGTGTTGCAAAACAGGTTCTAACAAATGCCGTTCATGTATTTCTGCTTGCCAGTACCACTGCCTGTAAGATATTACCGAAATAAAGCTATACCACATTAAATTATTTAATCTCGGGGCAGTATTCTGTGCATGCAAACGAAAAAGTTCAAAAAGAGCAACTATAAGAATAATAAATCTGCTTAACATAACAAATAAAGTAGAGCAAAGGTATAAACAAAAATCTTTTAATCCTGATATTTTGCTTTGTATATTTGTATTCTTAAAAACATATCAAAAATACAACGAGGTTAATTTTACTGATGAACAAAAAAATAGGTCTAAAAACTAAATTTTTTAACACTTTAAGAACTTTATTCAAAAACCAACTTGCAGAGCGTATAATACGAAAAATAACAAATGGTTCATCGGCAGGTTCATTTTTGTCAAAAATTCCTGCTAACAATTATCAATACTCCTCACCTACAATCAGAAAAGTGAATATTGAAGGACTGAACTTTGAATTAGATATCAGTGATTATATGGAGTGGCTTTTGTACTTTGGTATCCGTGCCGAACCGAGAGAAAAATTGTATGAATTGGTCAGGGATAAAAAAATAATTTTTGACATAGGGGCAAACTTTGGGGAAACAGCTTTATTTTTTGCCAAATACGCCCCTAGCGATGCAAAAATATATGTCTTTGAACCTGAATCATTCTGTTTCAGAAAATTAGTCCATAACTTGAGCTTGAATGCATACAACAATATTTTCGCTTTTAATTTTGGCTTTGGAAATGAAAATGGCAAGTTTTACCTTGCTTCAGATACGGCTAATAATCGTGGAGGAAATAGGATTCAGTTAGAAGCAAATATGCCCGCAAACATTGAGATAAAAAGAATAGATGACTTTGTTGAACAAGAAAAGATTGAAAAAGTAGATTTTATCAAAATAGACGTAGAAGGTTTTGAATATCATGTCTTAAAGGGGGGAGAAAATGTAATCCGAAGAGATAAGCCAACTTTATTTGTAGAAGTTAATGATAAAAATTTAAAGGCACAAAAAAGCTCTGCCGTAGAACTTATTTCTTTTTTAGAAAAATACTATTCCCACATTTACGCTGCACAGGACAATAGACCAATAACGTCAAAAACTAATTTTGAAGGTCTACATTTTGATGTTATTGCTATCACATAAATAATTCTACGTAAGTGTTATCAAAGTTACTCAATCTACTACTGAATTCTTTTTAGATTTGCAGCATGCCTGTATTTATAGCTAAAGAGCAAAAAATTCCTTTTTTGTTCAATTTATTACAAAGTTCAGTTGCACCTCGTCCAATAGCCTTTGTTTCTACAATAAATGAGAAAAATCAAGTAAATTTATCACCTTTTAGTTTTTTTAATTTATTTAGTGTCAATCCACCGATATTAGTTTTTTCGCCCTCTCGCAGAGTAAGAGATAACACTACTAAACACACTTTAGAAAATGTAAAAAAAATTCCTGAATGTGTGATTAACGTAGTAAGCTATGATATGGTAGAGCAAGTTAATTTAGCTTCTACCGAATACCCTGAGGGGGTTAATGAATTTATCAAAGCAGGTTTTACTGAAGAACCTTCTATTTATGTAAAACCTCCCCGCGTAAAAGAGTCTCCTGTGCAAATGGAATGTCAGATAAGGCAGGTTATTCCCCTAGGGGAGTTACCTGGTAGCGGCAATTTGGTTATTTGTGAAGTAGTAGCTATACATGTGCGAGAAGATATTCCTGTATTAGAAAATGGTGCTATTTTGCCTGAAAAAGTGCAGTTAGTAGCCCGCTTAGGATTAGATTTTTATGCCAAAGCTTACGGCGAGTGTCTTTTTGAAGTAGCTAAGCCCCTTGCTTCTTTGGGCATAGGTATAGATAACATTCCTGAACCTATACGTTATAGCCCTATTCTCACAGGAAATGACTTAGGTAAATTGGGAAATGTAGCTCAAATCCCTACCGCTGAAGATGCACAAACTTTTGTACAGCAGAATAATTATCAAAATTTAGATAAAGAAGCTCTGCATACTACCGCTAAACATTTACTAAGCCAAAATAAAGTACAAGAGGCTTGGAAAGTCTTAGTATATTCGCTTCAAAAATAGACAAATGTCTAAAAAAATCACTTACATTATCTCTAATATTGACAAAGCATTAGTTTTTGAATGGACCGCAGAAGCTCTGCAAAACACAAACTTTGAACTTTCTTTTATATTACTCAATCCAAAAGAAAGCACATTAGAGAACTACTTAGCTTCAAAAAATATAAGAGTAAAGCGCATTCATTTAAGAACTAAAAAAGATATTCCCTTCGCTTTATTAAAAACTTATTTAACCTTGAAAAAGTGGAAACCTGATGTAGTACATTGTCATTTGTTTGAAGCTAGTTTAGTAGGTTTATTCGCAGCTAAACTAGCTTCTATTCCCAAAAGAGTTTACACAAGGCATCATTTTTTGTATCATTGGGAGGAAAACCCTAAGGCAGTAAAATATGATGTGTGGTGCAATCAATGGGCAACTCATATTGTTGTCCTTACGCAAAGAATGGGTGAGTTTTTAATAGAAAATGAAAATGCTGTATCTGAAAAAATTCGCTTTATTCCACACGGTTTTAGATTTGAGACTTGGCAGCAGGTAGATTTTCAAAAAACGAAAATACTAAAGTCCAAATATAACTGTGATAATCAATATCCTGTGATAGGTGTTATTGCGCGTTGGGTAAAAGAAAAAGGAGTTGAGTATATTATTCCTGCTTTCAAAAAAATTTTACAAGACTATCCTAATGCTAAGCTGCTACTTGCAAATGCAAGGGGAATTTACAAGCCCCGAATACAAGCACTTCTACAAGACATCCCTCAAAAAAATTATCAAGTCATAGAATTCGAACCTGATATTGCTAACCTATACGCTCTTTTTGACATATACGTGCACGTGCCTACGGGTCCAGATAAAGAACCTTTTGGTCAAACATATATTGAGGCACTTTTTGCCCAAAAACCTTGTATTTTTACACTGTCAGGAATTGCACACAGTTTTATTGAGCATGAAAAAAATGCCCTAGTTGTACCATATTGTGATAGTGAAGCTATCTATCAAAGCTGCATCCGGCTTTTAAATGAACCTGAATTAGCAAAAAATCTTGCTCTCAATGGATATGATACTGTAACAAAATTGTTTTCTTTAGAGCAGATGATAGAAAAATTAAAAAGCCTGTATGCGGAATAAGCCTGTTGTATACTTTCGCTACTTACCTAACGCAGATTATTACGAAACTTGGAACTTACAAGAACAGCTTTTACAACAGATTGTAAAAATTAAACTCAATAATCGGAATAAAAAAATACCTGATACTACCCCTAATTACTTGCTATTTTGCGAGCATCCGCATGTCTACACTTTGGGTAAAAATGGCAAAAAAGAACATTTATTACTCAATGAAAACGAGTTACAAAAAATAGGTGCTACTTTTGTGCCTATCAATCGCGGAGGAGATATCACTTATCACGGAAAAGGGCAGCTAGTTGGCTATCCTATTCTCAATTTAGACTATTTTTCTACAGATTTACATCTCTACATGAGAAATTTGGAAGAAGTAATCATTCTAACCTTACAAGAGTATGGAATTGAGGGCTATCGTATTCCTAAGCTTACAGGCGTTTGGGTAAATGTACAAGGACAACCTAAAAAAATTGCTGCTTTTGGAGTACGCTGCAGCCATTGGGTAACTATGCACGGCTTTGCTTTCAATCTCAATACAGACCTCAAATATTTTGAATACATTATCCCTTGTGGGATCCAGGATAAAGGTGTAACTAGCCTTGCTGAAGTCTTGCAAGAAAAAGTGAACGAAGAAGTAGCCCAAAAAATTGTACTACAAAAGTTTGAGAAAGTATTTGATTGTATTATTGAGTATGAATAAAAGTTGTTATTAGTTGCTACACTTTTTATTATGATGGTACGCCAGCTATGAAAGGTAAAAAATTATTTCAGTACATCTACGCCGCCAAAACCCTCTTCTGTAATATCTCCTACTCCTGTATCCCAAACAAATTCGTGAATTTTGGGATGTGCGTATAATACAAAAGGCATTAAGTAGGTTTTTACCTTGCCATATTTAACAGTAGTGTATTCACGTGCCACTTCCTTACGTTGATTTTTCATACGTTCGAGGTACTCTTTATCAGGAATGAATTGAAATTCTGTCATTTGATTGTAAGGCAAGGAATCCCCATAAAATTCTATCATTCTTCTGATAGTACTGTCAAATAATTTATCTGAAAAAGTTTCACTTTCAGGCGAATGAATATTCTGCTCCTCTCTATCTAATACTAATGGGGATAGCGCTAAGTATTTTATAGCTCGGTGAAAATTGGGTGCAGGAATAACTTCGGTTTGTATAGGATTGACCAAAATATCTCCAATTTTAATTACAGGCATTCTAAAAAGTTCATCTAATACTTTGTCTAAAAAAGCTTCAATAGGGGAGCTAATCACCCAAGATAATTTTTTAGATTGAAAATTGAGCGCGTTATTTTCTACTTTGCTAAAACCTTTTATACCCGAAAAAGTAAATAGATTAAAGTCTCGATGCGTTTTTGCATAAGGTTTTATGATAGGTTCAAAAACAGAGTACTTACTCTCCATGATGCCCAAAATGAGTTGGTAGAGTTCATTCAGATGATTAAAAGGTACTAATCCGTATTTACTTTGTTTATTCAATATAATTTTGACCTTCATGGCGTCTATTTTCTATATTTATATTTTTCACACAATTGCAATACTAACCAAAAATCATTTAAGAATAAAAAAATAGTTACAATTTCATGCAGCAGCATTATAAACCTGAACGAAAATGCATAACATCGCCGTCTTGCACAACGTAGTCTTTGCCTTCTATTCGTAGCTTACCTGCATCTTTTACAGCCTGCTCTCCGCCGTACTGTACAAAATCCTCATAGCTTATTACCTCTGCGCGAATAAATCCCTTCTCAAAATCACTATGGATAACACCTGCAGCTTGGGGCGCTTTTGTACCTTTGGGAATAGTCCAAGCTCGAACCTCCTTCGGTCCTGCTGTAAAGTAAGTAATTAAGTTTAATAAACGATAAGCCGCACGAATAACCTTATATAACCCTGGTTCTTCCCAACCCAAAGCTTCTAAAAACTCTTTTCTATCATTTTCATTTTCCATTGCAGCTATTTCTGCTTCCAAAGCCGCACAAACTAAAATTACCTCTGCTCCTTCTTTTTGAGCAACCTCTTGTATTTTTTTAGTATGCTCATTTCCAGTATGAACGTCTTTTTCACCCACATTACAAACATACATTACAGGTTTATCAGTAAGTAAATTCAAGTCTGCAATTAAAGCACGTTCTTCAGGTGTAGTAACTAAACTTCTTGCTGGGTTTCCCATTTCTAAATGCTTTTTGAAAGCCAACAGTACAGATTCTGTCTGTTGGGCTATTTTATCTCCTGTTTTAGCGGCACGGCTTATCTTTTCTAATTTTCTTTCTATGCTTTCAAGATCTTTTAACTGTAATTCAATATCTACAATTTCTTTATCATGCAGAGCATCTACTTTTCCATTAACATGTACAATATTAGGATCTTCAAAGCAGCGAATAACATGCATAATAGCATCTACTTCTCGGATGTGAGAAAGAAATTTATTCCCCAATCCTTCATTGTTGCTTGCTCCTTTGACTAATCCTGCAATATCTACAATCTGAACTACTGTAGGGACTACATTTTGCGGTTTTACAATCTCCGCCAATTTTTCCAAGCGTTTATCAGGGACAATGATAGTGCCTAAGTTCGGTTCAATAGTGCAAAAAGGATAGTTTGCTGCTTCGGCTTTGCCCGTAGAAATAGCGTTAAATAGTGTTGATTTACCCACGTTGGGCAGCCCCACAATGCCGCACTTTAAGCTCATATCGGGGGCAAAATTCAAAATTTGCTATTATTTATGCAAGCTAAAAAGTCAAGTTATCGTACAAAAAGCTTGTAATTCTTAGTTTTTCCATCACAAGTAATGCTTAAAAGGTATAGGGAAGAGGTTAGTTTCAAAGCGTCCTTGTTAATGGTAATGCTATTGACACCTGTGTGAAAAACTTCATTTTTAGCTATAGTTGCTACCTTTTGCCCAATGAGTGAATAAATCTCTATAGTTACAGGTTCTGTTTTTGATAATGTAAAAGTGATAGTTGCACTCTCCGTAATAGGATTAGGATAAATGATCACTTCCCCCAGAATAGGTAAGTTTTGATCGTCTATTTTTTCAGGCGCACTAGGGTAAGGTAAACTAAACGCGCTTACAGTACTTAAAAATACACTCAACAAAAGTATTGTAACGTATTTTTTCATAGCTGAAAAATTTCACTTTTATATCACTACGCAAATATACAAATTAAGCCTGGTATATGCAAGTTTTTTCATTTTTTTCTGTGTCTAATTTAGTTTGTTTTTGTTCATTTCAGTTAGTTACTTTTGTACCTTTGTGTATATGAGAACGTGGATTTATGCAGTTTTTGCGTTTTCTGTCTTTTGTACTTATGCGCAAAACACTGTTCAAATTACTGTAAAAATATCAGAACCCGAGCTAAGTAAAGACACTCTATATCTGTTTGACATTACTCAAAACAATAAACCTATTCATTACATCCGTTGTAAAGGTAAGTCTGAAGTCGTAGCTTCTTATTCTGTAAAGCACAAAGGAACCTATTTGTTTGGTTATCATTCCAAAGAAGCCAAAGCAATTTGGTTAGGTACAGAATCAAAAGTCAAGGTTGAGGTTACCTACAAAAAAGGAAATTTTGAGCTTGTTTTTGAGCAGAATTCAGACAATCAGCGATTATATACCTTGATAAATACCATCCATCAATTTGACCGAGACATACAAGAGATGCGTAATCGTATTGCCAAAGCGCCTTTTACAGAGTATGAAAGCATTCAAAAGAAAACAGATAGTTTAATTGTTGCAAAGCAAGAGTATCTACTTCGGTGTAGAAACAGTCATAACGAAGTAGAGAGAGTTACTGCTCAAATTTATGATTATCCAGCTTGGAACAGACAAGGTAATGAAGCCGAATGGATTTATGACCATTTTTTTGATTATGTTGATTTTACTCAAAGCATCTATGCTTATCATTATTTGTTTCATGAAAAGTTGAGTGCATATTTTCAGTTTGTTATTGCGAGTGGGGAGGAATTTTGTTTGCAAAAATTGGATACACTGCTAAGCAAGTCGGCTAAAAATACACTAATGCAGGAAGTCATTTACAAAAGTGCGATATGGGGAGCGCTTAGACTTATGCCTGATGCCGCAGCGACTATTTATCAGCGATTTGAAAAAAATTATCCCAAAAGTCCATTTTTAGCAGATTTCAAGTCTATTTTATCGGCTTTTCTTAAAGCACAGATTGGGAAGGTAATGGAAATTGCTTTACCTGATACAAGTGGCAAAATAGTTAGCACAAAAGATTACAGAGGTAAAATTTTGATTGTGGATTTTTGGGCAAGTTGGTGTGGACCTTGTCGTATGGAAAATCCGAATATGGTTCGTTTGTACAATGAGTTCAAGCACAAAGGTTTGGAGATTATAGGTGTATCTTTGGATAGGGATGCGAATGCTTGGAAACAAGCTATTCGCCAAGATAATTTAGCTTGGGTACATATTAGCGACCTAAAACATTGGCAATCGGCTGCGGCAAGAGAGTACGGAGTGAATAGCATTCCTAAAACCTTTATTTTAGATAGAGAGGGCAGGATTATTGCAAAAAATTTGCGCGGCGAAGCGCTTCGTCAAAAAATACAAACTTTATTGCCTTAATTATGTGTTTTTTGGACTTTTAATTTTTTCTTTTTTTTGGGCGTGCCCTTGCCCACACTTCGCTTGCGCTTGTGTGGGCAAGGTCGGCGTGCTACGGGCTACGCTTTCGCTTCGGTGCTTCGCTTCGCTACGCACCGTGCTGACGCACGCCCTTCGCATGCCTCACGCAATTGAACTCAAAACAATCTTTCAAAAAATAAAATACTTCAAAAAA
The sequence above is a segment of the Bacteroidia bacterium genome. Coding sequences within it:
- a CDS encoding T9SS type A sorting domain-containing protein, giving the protein MKPYQFIPALLLVLFCSSVVAQVPYPFAWVKHTTGTNSSEGILFSYTAPNGDTYVVGRFNDTVDFDPGPATFNLIAKGTDAFVAKYTSLGALVWAKSFQASSSTSYAEATGVAVDALGNIYVCGSFNDVVDFDPDAGIYNLSPTGSSSNPDAFLVKLSPSGGFLWAGKIGSPQYELALSITTDAANDIYVAGRFQDTTDFDMGPATNNLIAGGSVDPFVAKYNSSGALIWAKQFKGNSGSFAAAEKVLISSGNVIVTGIFSGTNDFDPGSGTFNLSAASMMPDFYICQLNSAGNFMWAKSIGGVGLEFVNDMTIDNSGNILLCGTFDNAVDFDPGPGIAIINPFSTFIDDFFVLKLSPLGNYEWAKGIGGQLLEHATVISTNSLGDVFVAGNFMDTVDFDPGPGTAFLYSSSGSMNNGFILKLSGGTGGFEWVKQLNIDQMIQINGIGLDSFENLYLTGEFYGTCDFDPGSGTVNLTAEAADAFILKLNASATNITQNLVENQFKVYPTIAQEYLYIHPSQPANYLLQIIDVNGRILMLEQQQNTTSIPLHNYPNGLYKVRIQNLSTQASETHTFIVQH
- a CDS encoding substrate-binding domain-containing protein; amino-acid sequence: MISCKTGKPSEKQQRDTPTTGFIKIAADESLAPIVNAELDVFLATYLQAHIQPIYQGETEVIKSLVADSVRSIILARPLNKAEKDFFIQKSLVPKETKIATDAIAFIVHLSNPDSEFTPAQIESIMSGKITHWKQLNPKSTLDSITIVFDNPNSSTARYVQEKFNHNKPLPKHFFAVNTNEQVMEYIEKNKNAIGVIGVNWISDIDDTQIQKFRKKFHVVGIIDKDNVAYQPYQSYIADKHYPYTRDIYFICTEPYRGLGTGLGAFIASHRGQKIIQKAGLVPATMPARIVEIK
- a CDS encoding DUF2490 domain-containing protein, whose amino-acid sequence is MLSRFIILIVALFELFRLHAQNTAPRLNNLMWYSFISVISYRQWYWQAEIHERHLLEPVLQHQFLLRYALYRKLGPDWATCAGISYLAHNTFRSQILQGIFPHVEVEHQERIRQVNVTHNYRFELRFFDDGNIPNASIQRQFYYHNVRIRYRLQVSFPLFEITHEKTVRLRIFDELHLNLGSKLPINGFHHNRLYVGLNIPTTKQLSMGIGFMYWLQQSGNQVFTNRNIYWITLTHRWSKG
- a CDS encoding FkbM family methyltransferase, with the translated sequence MNKKIGLKTKFFNTLRTLFKNQLAERIIRKITNGSSAGSFLSKIPANNYQYSSPTIRKVNIEGLNFELDISDYMEWLLYFGIRAEPREKLYELVRDKKIIFDIGANFGETALFFAKYAPSDAKIYVFEPESFCFRKLVHNLSLNAYNNIFAFNFGFGNENGKFYLASDTANNRGGNRIQLEANMPANIEIKRIDDFVEQEKIEKVDFIKIDVEGFEYHVLKGGENVIRRDKPTLFVEVNDKNLKAQKSSAVELISFLEKYYSHIYAAQDNRPITSKTNFEGLHFDVIAIT
- a CDS encoding flavin reductase family protein, translating into MPVFIAKEQKIPFLFNLLQSSVAPRPIAFVSTINEKNQVNLSPFSFFNLFSVNPPILVFSPSRRVRDNTTKHTLENVKKIPECVINVVSYDMVEQVNLASTEYPEGVNEFIKAGFTEEPSIYVKPPRVKESPVQMECQIRQVIPLGELPGSGNLVICEVVAIHVREDIPVLENGAILPEKVQLVARLGLDFYAKAYGECLFEVAKPLASLGIGIDNIPEPIRYSPILTGNDLGKLGNVAQIPTAEDAQTFVQQNNYQNLDKEALHTTAKHLLSQNKVQEAWKVLVYSLQK
- a CDS encoding glycosyltransferase family 4 protein produces the protein MSKKITYIISNIDKALVFEWTAEALQNTNFELSFILLNPKESTLENYLASKNIRVKRIHLRTKKDIPFALLKTYLTLKKWKPDVVHCHLFEASLVGLFAAKLASIPKRVYTRHHFLYHWEENPKAVKYDVWCNQWATHIVVLTQRMGEFLIENENAVSEKIRFIPHGFRFETWQQVDFQKTKILKSKYNCDNQYPVIGVIARWVKEKGVEYIIPAFKKILQDYPNAKLLLANARGIYKPRIQALLQDIPQKNYQVIEFEPDIANLYALFDIYVHVPTGPDKEPFGQTYIEALFAQKPCIFTLSGIAHSFIEHEKNALVVPYCDSEAIYQSCIRLLNEPELAKNLALNGYDTVTKLFSLEQMIEKLKSLYAE
- the lipB gene encoding lipoyl(octanoyl) transferase LipB → MRNKPVVYFRYLPNADYYETWNLQEQLLQQIVKIKLNNRNKKIPDTTPNYLLFCEHPHVYTLGKNGKKEHLLLNENELQKIGATFVPINRGGDITYHGKGQLVGYPILNLDYFSTDLHLYMRNLEEVIILTLQEYGIEGYRIPKLTGVWVNVQGQPKKIAAFGVRCSHWVTMHGFAFNLNTDLKYFEYIIPCGIQDKGVTSLAEVLQEKVNEEVAQKIVLQKFEKVFDCIIEYE
- the cas6 gene encoding CRISPR-associated endoribonuclease Cas6 yields the protein MKVKIILNKQSKYGLVPFNHLNELYQLILGIMESKYSVFEPIIKPYAKTHRDFNLFTFSGIKGFSKVENNALNFQSKKLSWVISSPIEAFLDKVLDELFRMPVIKIGDILVNPIQTEVIPAPNFHRAIKYLALSPLVLDREEQNIHSPESETFSDKLFDSTIRRMIEFYGDSLPYNQMTEFQFIPDKEYLERMKNQRKEVAREYTTVKYGKVKTYLMPFVLYAHPKIHEFVWDTGVGDITEEGFGGVDVLK
- the ychF gene encoding redox-regulated ATPase YchF, with protein sequence MSLKCGIVGLPNVGKSTLFNAISTGKAEAANYPFCTIEPNLGTIIVPDKRLEKLAEIVKPQNVVPTVVQIVDIAGLVKGASNNEGLGNKFLSHIREVDAIMHVIRCFEDPNIVHVNGKVDALHDKEIVDIELQLKDLESIERKLEKISRAAKTGDKIAQQTESVLLAFKKHLEMGNPARSLVTTPEERALIADLNLLTDKPVMYVCNVGEKDVHTGNEHTKKIQEVAQKEGAEVILVCAALEAEIAAMENENDRKEFLEALGWEEPGLYKVIRAAYRLLNLITYFTAGPKEVRAWTIPKGTKAPQAAGVIHSDFEKGFIRAEVISYEDFVQYGGEQAVKDAGKLRIEGKDYVVQDGDVMHFRSGL
- a CDS encoding T9SS type A sorting domain-containing protein, producing the protein MKKYVTILLLSVFLSTVSAFSLPYPSAPEKIDDQNLPILGEVIIYPNPITESATITFTLSKTEPVTIEIYSLIGQKVATIAKNEVFHTGVNSITINKDALKLTSSLYLLSITCDGKTKNYKLFVR